One segment of Desulfosudis oleivorans Hxd3 DNA contains the following:
- a CDS encoding NUDIX hydrolase, which translates to MKVDLSILEKVMTSAVGPPAPAFDHQAAAVSLLFFDKEETFILGILKADRGTGYPWSNQVALPGGLIDTSDLSPLHAAKRELEEELCICGDNVTYFGSIGHFQTLQNKVIEVFAGVWNQKDALCFDPGEIARVIPIPLSAIVHTHATKGLSGRLPAMHELLYPVADVVVWGVTAKILHFTLEQLYPFIRKNDTGL; encoded by the coding sequence ATGAAGGTTGACCTCTCCATACTGGAAAAGGTGATGACCTCGGCCGTGGGCCCCCCGGCCCCGGCGTTTGATCACCAGGCCGCCGCCGTGTCCCTGCTGTTTTTCGATAAAGAAGAGACCTTTATTCTGGGCATCCTGAAGGCCGACCGGGGCACGGGCTATCCCTGGAGCAACCAGGTGGCCCTGCCCGGCGGGCTGATTGACACAAGCGACCTTTCTCCCCTGCACGCCGCCAAAAGGGAGCTGGAAGAAGAGCTGTGCATTTGCGGCGACAACGTGACCTACTTCGGCTCCATCGGCCATTTTCAGACTTTGCAGAACAAGGTTATCGAGGTGTTTGCCGGTGTATGGAACCAGAAGGACGCGCTTTGCTTTGACCCCGGGGAAATCGCCCGGGTGATTCCCATTCCCCTGTCCGCCATTGTTCACACCCACGCCACAAAAGGGCTTTCCGGCCGGCTGCCGGCCATGCACGAACTGCTGTACCCGGTGGCGGATGTGGTGGTGTGGGGGGTGACCGCCAAGATTCTGCACTTTACCCTTGAGCAGCTTTACCCTTTTATCCGGAAGAACGATACCGGCTTATAG
- a CDS encoding DUF933 domain-containing protein: protein MKLGLIGKPGAGKKTLFEALTKSDPDSGHKGDLRIAAIYVPDPRVDVLSAMYSPRKTIYAQIEYCLGRTAGDKDLQLKAVADCDALIQVVRNFPVPGMPDPSPYKDIAAMDEDLMLSDFVVIEKRLERIAADAKRGKKADAQEMALLDQVKQMIENGTPVRTQPEIATAPLLRGFSLLSAKPVLVLINNDEDDTALPAGPPPGGIDLMVVRGKLEHEISRMSDDEAAEFLKEFGIDEPAIHRALRRSYAMLGLISFFTVGEDEVRAWTIKKGALAPEAAGTIHSDMQKGFIRAEVVAYDALMAAGSYAEARKQGTVRLEGKTYEMADGDIVNIRFNV from the coding sequence ATGAAACTGGGACTGATCGGAAAACCCGGGGCCGGCAAAAAGACCCTTTTTGAGGCACTGACAAAAAGCGACCCGGACAGCGGCCACAAGGGTGATCTTCGCATCGCGGCCATTTACGTGCCCGACCCCCGGGTGGACGTGCTGTCTGCCATGTACAGCCCGCGCAAAACCATCTACGCCCAGATCGAATATTGCCTGGGCCGGACCGCCGGAGACAAGGACCTTCAGTTAAAGGCCGTGGCCGACTGCGACGCCCTGATCCAGGTGGTGCGAAACTTTCCGGTTCCCGGCATGCCGGACCCGTCGCCGTATAAAGATATCGCCGCAATGGATGAAGACCTGATGCTGTCTGACTTTGTGGTAATTGAAAAGCGGCTGGAGCGCATTGCCGCCGACGCCAAGCGGGGCAAAAAGGCCGATGCCCAGGAGATGGCCCTGCTGGACCAGGTCAAACAGATGATTGAAAACGGCACCCCGGTGCGCACCCAGCCCGAGATTGCCACCGCGCCCCTGCTGCGGGGTTTTTCCCTTCTGTCAGCCAAACCGGTGCTGGTGCTGATCAACAACGACGAGGATGACACGGCCCTGCCCGCCGGCCCGCCGCCCGGGGGAATAGACCTGATGGTGGTGCGGGGAAAGCTGGAGCATGAGATTTCCCGCATGTCCGATGACGAGGCCGCCGAATTTTTAAAGGAGTTCGGCATTGACGAGCCCGCCATTCACCGGGCCCTGCGCCGGTCTTATGCCATGCTGGGGCTGATCTCTTTTTTCACCGTGGGCGAGGATGAGGTGCGGGCCTGGACCATTAAGAAAGGGGCACTAGCCCCGGAGGCGGCCGGTACCATTCATTCGGACATGCAGAAAGGGTTTATTCGGGCCGAGGTGGTGGCCTACGACGCCCTGATGGCGGCCGGCAGCTACGCGGAGGCCAGAAAGCAGGGCACGGTGCGGCTGGAGGGCAAAACCTACGAGATGGCCGACGGCGATATCGTGAATATTCGATTTAATGTGTAA
- a CDS encoding penicillin-binding protein 1A: MLKSRWPLLLVLVAGVLAGTAGGVFFAVVHDLPQIQALEDFSPSAITRVYSAEGGLIAELFAEKRDPVAFEQVPPWIIAALVATEDNAFFRHRGLDLKGIARAVIKDILTLDFRQGGSTLTQQLAKTLFLTSEKSLMRKLKEAVLAFQLERRYTKNEILELYLNQVYFGSGAYGIKSAARIFFNKPVEALSLAECALIAGMPKAPSRYSPLVNPDLALWRRNIVLGQMKKNGQISEAEYHQAAGEPLVPATITPPVARPDYFIEYIRGDLENAVGVQQLYRAGLSVHTTLSLPLQAAAREAVAMGIKALEERMAEKGLTEPPQAALVAMDVATGGVLAMVGGRDFQASPFNRAVSARRQPGSAFKPILYACALDHGFTQATTVLNTPAVFPGAKKDDTWQPENFSKDYSSEMTVREALVHSKNIPAVRVIHQLGPAPVAGFAAKLGISSPLSPYLSLALGTSEVSLMELTAAYAVFPRLGKRIQPYGVTRVIDAHNRVLWQASPLSQIVMPAENAAIVADMLRGVVLDGTGRAARNLPCPVAGKTGTTDTYKDALFVGFSQDIAAGVWVGTDRHTTLGAGETGAQAALPIWKQFMEKTFDTRPCQGFDVPDGMVRVRVNPMTGKRAGVNEEGQTMLFTPGTEPLQP, from the coding sequence GTGTTAAAGAGCAGATGGCCTTTATTGCTGGTGCTGGTCGCGGGGGTTCTTGCCGGCACCGCCGGCGGCGTTTTTTTTGCCGTGGTCCACGATCTTCCCCAGATTCAGGCGCTGGAGGACTTTTCTCCCTCGGCCATCACCCGGGTCTATTCCGCGGAAGGGGGCCTGATCGCCGAGCTTTTCGCGGAAAAACGGGATCCGGTGGCCTTTGAACAGGTACCGCCCTGGATCATTGCCGCCCTGGTGGCCACTGAAGACAACGCCTTTTTCCGGCACCGGGGGCTGGACCTCAAGGGCATTGCCCGGGCCGTGATCAAGGACATTCTCACCCTGGACTTCCGGCAGGGGGGCAGCACCCTGACCCAGCAGCTGGCCAAGACCCTGTTTCTGACCTCTGAAAAAAGCCTGATGCGCAAACTCAAAGAGGCGGTGCTGGCCTTTCAGCTGGAACGGCGCTACACCAAAAACGAAATTCTGGAACTTTACTTAAACCAGGTCTATTTCGGCAGCGGCGCCTACGGCATAAAGTCCGCGGCCCGCATCTTCTTCAACAAGCCGGTGGAGGCCCTCTCCCTGGCCGAGTGCGCCCTGATCGCGGGCATGCCCAAGGCCCCCTCCCGGTACTCCCCCCTGGTCAATCCCGACCTGGCCCTGTGGCGGCGAAACATCGTGCTGGGCCAGATGAAAAAAAACGGCCAGATCTCCGAGGCCGAATACCACCAGGCTGCAGGCGAGCCCCTGGTGCCGGCGACCATCACCCCGCCGGTGGCCCGTCCCGACTATTTTATCGAATATATTCGCGGAGACCTTGAAAACGCCGTGGGCGTACAGCAGTTATACCGGGCCGGCCTTTCTGTTCACACCACCCTCTCTTTACCCCTGCAGGCGGCGGCCCGGGAAGCGGTGGCCATGGGCATAAAGGCCCTTGAAGAACGAATGGCGGAAAAGGGCCTGACCGAACCGCCCCAGGCCGCGCTGGTGGCCATGGACGTGGCCACCGGCGGAGTCCTGGCCATGGTGGGGGGCCGCGACTTTCAGGCCAGTCCGTTCAACCGGGCCGTTTCCGCCCGGCGCCAGCCAGGCTCGGCCTTCAAGCCGATCCTGTATGCCTGTGCCCTGGATCACGGCTTTACCCAGGCCACCACCGTGCTCAACACGCCGGCGGTTTTCCCCGGCGCAAAAAAGGACGACACCTGGCAGCCGGAAAATTTTTCAAAAGACTATTCCAGCGAAATGACCGTACGGGAAGCCCTGGTCCACTCCAAAAACATTCCGGCGGTCCGGGTGATCCACCAGCTGGGACCGGCACCCGTGGCCGGTTTTGCGGCAAAGCTGGGCATCTCCTCGCCCCTGTCGCCCTACCTCTCCCTGGCCCTGGGCACATCGGAAGTGTCTCTGATGGAACTCACCGCCGCCTATGCCGTTTTTCCCCGCCTGGGCAAACGGATTCAGCCCTATGGCGTGACCCGGGTGATTGACGCCCACAACCGGGTACTCTGGCAGGCCTCCCCTTTATCACAAATCGTCATGCCGGCCGAAAACGCCGCCATTGTCGCGGACATGCTGCGGGGGGTGGTCCTTGACGGCACCGGCAGGGCCGCCCGCAACCTGCCGTGCCCGGTTGCCGGAAAAACCGGCACCACGGACACTTACAAGGATGCCCTGTTTGTGGGCTTTTCCCAGGATATTGCCGCCGGGGTCTGGGTGGGCACCGACCGCCACACCACCCTGGGCGCCGGTGAAACCGGGGCACAGGCGGCCCTGCCGATATGGAAACAGTTTATGGAAAAAACATTTGACACCCGGCCCTGCCAGGGGTTTGATGTGCCCGACGGCATGGTCCGGGTCCGGGTGAATCCCATGACCGGAAAACGGGCCGGCGTGAATGAAGAGGGTCAGACCATGCTGTTTACGCCGGGAACAGAGCCGTTGCAGCCTTGA
- a CDS encoding N-acetyltransferase, translating to MIRKAKIKDIPQIYRLLSDFARQGSLLSRPLSKLYDDIRDFSVFVDPSSDETVIGCCALPVCWADLAEIRSLAVRQDHWGKNIGTQLVENAFDEARVFDIQQVFALTYVPAFFEKFGFSRIDRADLPLKIWADCITCVKFPDCDEIAMMKIL from the coding sequence ATGATTCGAAAAGCAAAAATAAAAGACATTCCCCAGATATACCGGCTGCTGTCCGACTTTGCCCGGCAGGGCTCCCTTCTCTCCCGGCCCCTGTCCAAGCTGTATGACGATATCCGGGACTTTTCCGTGTTCGTGGACCCCTCCTCCGACGAGACGGTGATCGGGTGCTGCGCCCTGCCCGTCTGCTGGGCGGACCTGGCCGAAATCCGGTCCCTGGCCGTGCGGCAAGACCACTGGGGCAAAAACATCGGCACGCAGCTGGTTGAAAACGCCTTTGACGAGGCCCGGGTGTTTGATATTCAACAGGTCTTTGCCCTGACCTATGTGCCCGCCTTTTTTGAAAAATTCGGTTTTTCCCGTATCGACCGGGCCGACCTGCCCTTGAAAATCTGGGCCGACTGCATCACCTGTGTCAAGTTTCCCGACTGCGATGAAATCGCCATGATGAAAATTCTTTAG
- a CDS encoding acetate--CoA ligase family protein, whose product MKQKEEAEKILQAAVAQGRLALSEYEAKQVLAAYGVPVTREVLAKTPDEAVAAAGELGYPVVLKACSPSLMHKSDTGLVELGLADEKAVRSAFDRISSRLTSEADGMLVSEMVSGKRELVVGMNRDPQFGPCVMLGLGGVMTEIFKDAVFRMAPVDPIEVAEMAGSLKAAKLLDAFRGEAPADRDALYRCVIGAGRIGLDWDAVSEIDINPVLVSADGRVKAVDALIVLNPDV is encoded by the coding sequence ATGAAACAGAAGGAAGAAGCAGAAAAAATTCTTCAGGCGGCCGTGGCACAGGGCCGCCTGGCCCTTTCCGAATATGAGGCCAAACAGGTGCTGGCAGCCTATGGCGTGCCTGTCACGCGGGAAGTTCTGGCAAAAACCCCGGACGAGGCAGTGGCCGCGGCCGGGGAACTGGGCTATCCCGTGGTGCTGAAGGCCTGTTCCCCGTCGTTGATGCACAAGAGCGACACCGGCCTGGTGGAACTGGGGCTGGCCGACGAGAAGGCGGTTCGAAGCGCGTTTGACCGCATCTCTTCCCGGCTTACTTCTGAGGCGGACGGCATGCTGGTGTCTGAGATGGTGTCGGGAAAGCGGGAGCTGGTGGTGGGCATGAACCGGGACCCCCAGTTCGGCCCCTGCGTGATGCTGGGCCTGGGCGGCGTGATGACCGAAATTTTTAAGGACGCTGTTTTTCGCATGGCGCCGGTGGACCCCATTGAGGTTGCAGAGATGGCCGGCAGCTTAAAGGCCGCGAAACTTCTGGATGCATTTCGTGGCGAGGCCCCGGCCGACCGGGACGCCCTTTACCGCTGCGTGATCGGCGCGGGCCGGATCGGCCTGGACTGGGACGCGGTGTCGGAGATCGACATCAACCCGGTGCTGGTGTCCGCCGACGGCCGCGTCAAGGCCGTGGACGCACTGATTGTTTTAAATCCGGATGTTTGA
- a CDS encoding PP2C family protein-serine/threonine phosphatase — protein sequence MQQLFTILVVDDNLLNLKLLSTTLENHGYKTITAVDGPTARQLAQTEKPDIILLDVKMPGEDGFEVIRQLKNDPATGGIPVLFLSGVIELESKLTGFELGAVDYITKPFHPLEVLARVRLHLKLSIATSSLISNQADKLRQITEAQTAMLTTPDNQPGAGFGVYYCALEEAGGDFYDVLPISDDIYGYFVADFSGHDIKTSYLISSVKALLKQNCTPIYRPSESMKLINDVLVKILPEDKFLTSCYACLNRKTKNLTIISAGHPPVVYLPAKGEPSFIHLQGDVMGSFEDVSFGREAMKVKPGDRFYIYSDGLIESVQQKISWPEGSEKLLAACAAVADQPITSAPQRIAEKLKPESVAIEDDVIVLGIQV from the coding sequence ATGCAGCAGCTGTTTACGATTCTTGTGGTTGACGACAACCTGTTGAACCTGAAGCTTCTGTCCACCACCCTGGAAAACCACGGGTACAAAACCATCACAGCGGTAGACGGCCCCACGGCCCGGCAGCTGGCACAGACGGAAAAGCCGGATATCATTCTTCTGGATGTAAAAATGCCCGGAGAAGACGGGTTCGAGGTGATCCGGCAGCTGAAAAACGACCCGGCAACCGGCGGTATTCCCGTGCTCTTTCTTTCCGGCGTCATCGAGCTGGAATCCAAGCTCACCGGATTTGAACTCGGCGCCGTGGATTATATCACCAAGCCGTTTCACCCCCTGGAGGTGCTGGCCCGGGTGCGGCTCCACCTGAAACTTTCCATTGCCACCAGCTCCCTGATTTCCAACCAGGCCGACAAGCTGCGCCAGATCACCGAGGCCCAGACCGCCATGCTGACTACGCCGGACAATCAACCCGGCGCCGGGTTCGGGGTTTATTATTGCGCCCTGGAAGAGGCCGGCGGCGATTTTTACGACGTGCTGCCCATTTCGGACGATATTTACGGTTATTTCGTGGCCGACTTTTCCGGCCACGATATCAAGACCAGCTATCTGATCTCATCGGTCAAGGCCCTGCTCAAGCAGAACTGCACCCCCATTTACCGGCCCAGTGAAAGCATGAAGCTGATCAATGATGTGCTGGTGAAGATTCTGCCGGAAGACAAGTTTCTCACCTCCTGCTACGCCTGCCTGAACCGGAAGACCAAGAACCTCACCATCATCAGCGCCGGCCATCCGCCGGTGGTGTATCTCCCGGCCAAGGGCGAGCCCTCCTTTATTCATCTTCAGGGTGACGTGATGGGCAGTTTCGAGGATGTCTCATTCGGCCGGGAGGCCATGAAGGTCAAGCCAGGGGACCGTTTCTACATCTATTCCGACGGCCTGATCGAGTCGGTCCAGCAGAAGATTTCCTGGCCCGAAGGGTCGGAAAAGCTGCTGGCTGCCTGCGCTGCCGTGGCCGACCAGCCCATTACCAGCGCGCCCCAGCGCATTGCCGAAAAGCTCAAACCCGAGTCTGTTGCGATTGAGGACGACGTTATCGTGCTGGGTATTCAGGTCTGA
- a CDS encoding thioredoxin family protein — MKGRFQSACLALFIVAGLLIGGAPAIFAADQTRDGIRWFSYDQGLARAKAQQKKVFLHFYTNWCRYCDMMAASTFVDKKVIDTLNQDFVSIRVNSDEVRDVAGKYQVRGVPVSFFLEANGGQIGSRPGFLQPDVFLRLLEFVKAEGYKP; from the coding sequence ATGAAAGGCCGATTTCAAAGTGCATGTCTGGCGCTTTTTATAGTGGCAGGGCTGCTGATTGGCGGGGCTCCGGCGATTTTTGCCGCCGACCAGACCAGGGACGGCATTCGCTGGTTTTCCTATGACCAGGGGCTGGCCAGGGCCAAAGCGCAGCAGAAGAAAGTGTTTCTTCATTTTTACACCAACTGGTGCCGCTACTGCGACATGATGGCGGCCAGCACCTTTGTGGACAAAAAGGTGATCGATACCCTCAACCAGGACTTTGTTTCCATTCGCGTCAACTCCGACGAAGTGCGGGACGTGGCCGGCAAATACCAGGTGCGGGGCGTGCCGGTCTCCTTTTTTCTTGAGGCCAACGGCGGCCAGATCGGCTCCCGCCCCGGATTTCTTCAGCCCGACGTGTTTCTGCGGCTGCTGGAGTTTGTAAAGGCGGAAGGTTACAAGCCGTAG
- a CDS encoding Hpt domain-containing protein — MDIDSLAASQGFTTEEFLEIVDVFIDVSRSDVVRMTEAIENQDAATAGDAAHSLKGAAGNLGFFDLFDAAKKAETQAKSNDLGQARETLSHVRDMVEAIARDVRHKDAAP, encoded by the coding sequence ATGGACATAGATTCACTTGCCGCCAGTCAGGGCTTTACCACCGAGGAGTTTCTGGAAATCGTTGATGTGTTTATTGATGTTTCCCGGAGCGACGTGGTTCGCATGACGGAGGCGATTGAAAACCAGGATGCCGCAACAGCGGGGGACGCGGCCCACTCATTGAAGGGGGCTGCCGGCAACCTGGGGTTTTTTGACCTGTTTGATGCGGCCAAAAAAGCGGAAACGCAGGCCAAGTCCAACGACCTGGGCCAGGCCCGGGAGACGCTTTCGCATGTTCGCGACATGGTCGAGGCGATTGCCAGAGATGTTCGGCACAAAGATGCCGCGCCGTGA
- a CDS encoding acetate--CoA ligase family protein produces the protein MTDPIEAHRLYGMTHPKSVAIFGASNNHSSMGTIILRAMMAFDFPGKIYPVHLKEKEVQGLTAFDSVESLPEAPDLAVIVLPTRIVCETMEACGKKGIRNAIVVSGGFKEVGPEGAEREKELAAIAGKYGISIIGPNCLGVTNAHARLNTTPHRYYGKPGFIGLVSQSGSFVTQMFAYLDQLHLGFSTAFSIGNEVNTDLVDCLEFLGACPDTKVIALYVEAIRRGRKFVETARKIVPHKPIVALYVGGSETGRKAALSHTGSMSGPDDLYSGIFRQSGVIRVSSITELFDCCMAFGHLPQPAANRVFIQTHSGGPGAVAADACGRSGLVLPEPSAKTAEKLKALVPATGSVKNPIDLTFTKDMTQFFADIPGVLLEDPGCDALMFYYYTPADMIKRVLLQMGVPAAELDAKMDEVSQHISAQMQGLIKRSGKPVFCFSYQGRSETAVQSLSALGVPFYQGPERAVRALAAMVAYGTLKEKIVRQSGIDPSA, from the coding sequence ATGACCGACCCGATTGAAGCCCACCGGCTCTATGGCATGACCCACCCGAAATCTGTCGCTATTTTCGGGGCTTCCAATAACCACTCCTCCATGGGCACCATCATTCTGCGGGCCATGATGGCGTTTGATTTTCCCGGAAAAATCTATCCGGTTCATCTCAAGGAAAAAGAGGTGCAGGGCCTGACCGCCTTTGACAGTGTTGAGTCCCTGCCCGAGGCCCCGGACCTGGCCGTGATCGTGCTGCCCACCCGAATCGTGTGCGAGACGATGGAGGCCTGCGGGAAAAAGGGCATTCGCAACGCCATCGTGGTGTCCGGTGGTTTCAAGGAGGTGGGACCGGAAGGGGCCGAGCGGGAAAAAGAGCTGGCCGCCATTGCCGGTAAATACGGCATCAGCATCATCGGCCCCAACTGCCTGGGCGTCACCAACGCCCATGCCCGGCTCAACACCACGCCCCACCGGTATTACGGAAAGCCGGGGTTTATCGGCCTGGTCTCACAAAGCGGCAGTTTCGTGACCCAGATGTTTGCCTACCTGGACCAGCTTCACCTGGGCTTTTCCACGGCCTTCAGCATCGGCAACGAGGTCAATACCGACCTGGTGGACTGCCTGGAGTTCCTGGGGGCCTGCCCGGACACAAAGGTTATCGCTCTTTACGTGGAGGCCATTCGCCGGGGCCGCAAGTTTGTTGAAACGGCGCGAAAGATCGTTCCCCACAAACCCATCGTGGCGCTTTACGTGGGCGGATCGGAAACCGGCCGCAAGGCGGCCCTTTCCCACACCGGGTCCATGTCCGGACCCGATGACCTCTATTCGGGCATCTTCCGGCAGAGCGGCGTGATCCGGGTTTCGTCCATCACCGAGCTGTTTGACTGCTGCATGGCGTTCGGCCATCTGCCCCAGCCCGCGGCCAACCGGGTCTTTATTCAGACCCACTCCGGCGGCCCCGGGGCCGTTGCCGCTGATGCCTGCGGCCGGTCCGGGCTTGTGCTGCCCGAACCCTCGGCGAAAACCGCTGAAAAGCTCAAAGCCCTGGTGCCGGCCACGGGCAGCGTGAAAAATCCCATTGACCTGACCTTTACCAAGGACATGACCCAGTTTTTCGCCGACATTCCCGGCGTCCTGCTGGAAGATCCCGGTTGCGACGCCCTGATGTTCTATTATTATACGCCCGCGGACATGATCAAGCGGGTGCTCCTGCAGATGGGCGTACCGGCCGCTGAACTGGACGCCAAGATGGACGAGGTGTCGCAACACATTTCCGCCCAGATGCAGGGACTCATCAAGCGGTCCGGCAAGCCGGTATTCTGCTTTTCCTACCAGGGCCGGTCTGAAACTGCCGTCCAGTCGCTTTCGGCCCTGGGCGTTCCCTTTTACCAGGGTCCGGAACGGGCCGTGCGCGCGCTTGCGGCCATGGTGGCCTACGGCACGCTCAAGGAAAAAATCGTCCGCCAGTCCGGCATCGATCCCTCGGCCTGA
- a CDS encoding ATP-binding protein, whose protein sequence is MSEAKPLSVVHESRRLRIRFFSDMDAINRAEAETRIFLDRQGLSGEAFSVCLVMREALTNAVKHGNRCDAQKRVRYVLGFENGLLTMEVEDEGDGFDWRTALDRTPSPEAEHGRGIIIMQRYASECRYNEKGNRLTLVKRCNAASSPPADDAGNTADVSP, encoded by the coding sequence ATGTCCGAAGCAAAACCCCTGTCCGTGGTTCATGAAAGCCGCAGGCTTCGAATTCGGTTTTTTTCCGACATGGACGCCATCAACCGGGCCGAGGCCGAAACCCGTATCTTTCTTGATCGGCAGGGGCTGTCAGGCGAGGCGTTTTCCGTCTGCCTGGTGATGCGCGAGGCCCTGACCAACGCGGTTAAGCACGGCAACCGCTGCGACGCGCAAAAAAGAGTCCGGTATGTGCTGGGGTTTGAAAACGGCCTGCTGACCATGGAGGTCGAGGATGAGGGTGACGGGTTTGACTGGCGCACCGCACTGGATCGTACGCCCTCTCCGGAAGCCGAGCACGGCCGGGGCATCATCATCATGCAGCGCTATGCGTCCGAGTGCCGGTATAATGAAAAGGGCAACCGGCTCACCCTGGTCAAGCGGTGCAATGCCGCAAGTTCCCCGCCTGCTGACGACGCCGGCAACACGGCCGACGTCTCCCCTTAG
- the proC gene encoding pyrroline-5-carboxylate reductase, giving the protein MAKLDKTVGFIGGGNMAEAMIGGLLAAGVCEASRVHAADVSRDRLAYLKTTFGIHTTGDNCAVVDGCDVLVLAVKPQVMGSVLSTLDAGCGPRLSKKLVITIAAGIPVQTIEGMLASAPGLAVVRAMPNTPALVGCGMCGMYANPHVTSADRGHARAILEATGRVIEFETEALLDAVTAVSGSGPAYVFYFVEAMVKAGENLGLDTKDAFAMTLQTVKGAVTLMEERGESPKELRQKVTSPGGTTEAALRVLREKEFPEIVMTAIEAACQRAGELSRQYV; this is encoded by the coding sequence GTGGCGAAATTAGATAAAACCGTGGGATTTATCGGCGGCGGCAACATGGCCGAGGCCATGATCGGCGGCCTGCTGGCTGCCGGGGTCTGCGAGGCGTCCCGTGTGCATGCCGCGGACGTCAGCAGGGACCGGCTGGCCTACCTGAAAACGACCTTCGGCATTCACACCACCGGCGACAACTGCGCGGTGGTGGACGGCTGCGACGTCCTGGTGCTGGCGGTAAAGCCCCAGGTCATGGGCAGCGTGCTTTCCACTCTGGATGCCGGCTGTGGGCCGCGATTGTCAAAAAAGCTGGTGATCACCATTGCCGCGGGCATTCCCGTTCAAACCATTGAAGGCATGCTGGCGTCGGCCCCCGGCCTTGCCGTTGTTCGGGCCATGCCCAACACCCCGGCCCTGGTGGGCTGCGGCATGTGCGGTATGTACGCCAACCCGCATGTGACCAGCGCGGACAGGGGGCATGCCCGGGCCATTCTTGAGGCCACTGGCAGGGTGATCGAGTTTGAAACCGAGGCCCTGCTGGACGCGGTGACCGCGGTTTCCGGTTCCGGGCCGGCCTATGTGTTTTATTTTGTGGAGGCCATGGTCAAGGCAGGTGAAAATCTTGGCCTGGACACGAAAGACGCGTTTGCCATGACCCTTCAGACCGTCAAGGGCGCGGTAACGCTGATGGAAGAAAGGGGTGAATCCCCCAAAGAGTTGCGGCAGAAGGTGACCTCTCCCGGCGGTACAACTGAAGCGGCCCTGAGGGTTCTGAGGGAAAAGGAGTTTCCCGAAATCGTGATGACGGCAATAGAGGCTGCCTGCCAGCGGGCTGGGGAGTTGAGTCGCCAGTATGTTTGA
- a CDS encoding cytochrome c biogenesis CcdA family protein has product MFDTPSVSYAVAFGAGLLSFFTPCVLPLIPVYFTLITGLSLENLTQAPDAEVRARVIFSTIAYVLGFSAVFILLGASAFFLGSLINQHLGVLRVIGGVVIVVLGIHMTGVITIPGLQSEKRVHVRQRSMSLAGAFLVGALFAAGWTPCIGPILGSILIVAGSQETALRGMLLLSAYSAGLALPFLLLSFFINALISFIRRASRVIKYINIVAGVLLIGIGIVLIAGLW; this is encoded by the coding sequence ATGTTTGATACACCATCTGTTTCCTATGCCGTGGCCTTTGGCGCCGGGCTGCTGTCGTTTTTCACGCCCTGCGTACTGCCCCTGATCCCGGTCTATTTCACCCTGATCACCGGGCTGTCGCTGGAAAACCTGACCCAGGCCCCGGACGCCGAGGTCCGTGCCAGGGTCATTTTTTCCACCATTGCCTATGTGCTGGGTTTTTCCGCGGTCTTTATCCTGCTGGGGGCCTCGGCCTTTTTCCTGGGCAGCCTGATCAACCAGCACCTGGGCGTGCTGCGCGTCATCGGCGGCGTCGTGATCGTGGTGCTGGGCATTCACATGACCGGCGTGATCACCATCCCCGGACTGCAGAGCGAAAAGCGGGTGCATGTCCGGCAGCGCTCCATGAGCCTGGCCGGCGCCTTTTTAGTGGGCGCCCTTTTTGCCGCCGGCTGGACCCCCTGCATCGGCCCCATTCTCGGTTCCATTCTGATCGTGGCCGGCAGCCAGGAGACAGCGCTTCGGGGCATGCTGCTGCTGTCCGCCTATTCCGCGGGCCTGGCCCTGCCCTTTCTGCTGCTGTCTTTTTTTATCAACGCGTTGATTTCGTTTATCCGGCGGGCAAGCCGGGTGATAAAGTATATCAATATTGTGGCCGGCGTACTGCTGATCGGTATCGGCATCGTGCTGATCGCCGGCCTATGGTAA